A window from Micromonospora profundi encodes these proteins:
- a CDS encoding GntR family transcriptional regulator — protein sequence MLFRIDPSLDETLFAQLVTQVRLAVAQGVLQPGERLPAARELAASLDLNVHTVLRAYQLLRDDGLIELRRGRGAIVTARPAADHAKLLAAIDEVVREARALHFSPEATATLLKEAFSS from the coding sequence GTGCTCTTCCGCATCGACCCCTCGCTCGACGAGACGCTGTTCGCCCAGCTCGTCACTCAGGTACGCCTCGCCGTGGCCCAGGGCGTGCTCCAGCCCGGCGAACGGCTGCCCGCCGCCCGCGAGCTCGCCGCGTCGCTCGATCTCAACGTGCACACAGTCCTGCGGGCCTACCAACTGCTCCGGGACGACGGGCTGATCGAGCTGCGACGCGGACGCGGGGCCATCGTCACCGCCCGGCCCGCAGCCGACCACGCCAAGCTGCTGGCCGCCATCGACGAGGTCGTACGCGAGGCGCGCGCTCTGCACTTCTCCCCGGAAGCCACAGCCACACTCCTCAAGGAGGCGTTCTCATCATGA
- a CDS encoding DUF1648 domain-containing protein, translated as MTTGTESARPLHLRMRPVGLAVTISGLVILAVAAAVALSWRGDLPDPVATHWGAQGRPDGFMSLGAFLWACSGLGALLVLGFGAVTTLWGQSAGSRRIGAATTIWVALFLALVQLGALHVQRGLTDARGAGEIGGALTVAIVGSLVPAVLVGVLLPGDPPQPADAPVAPEAPRVPLSASERAVWIGHTGTGPGIALGAVAIVVLVTLAVVSGVWGLLIVAALLVGVFVAMFAFTVRVDESGLLVRSSAGWPRTHVPIDEVLRASSVQVHPLREFGGWGWRVGRGGRVGIVLRTGEGLLVERTGGRSIVVTVADAGTAAALLNTLADRHRQAL; from the coding sequence ATGACCACCGGCACCGAGTCCGCCCGCCCCCTGCACCTGCGGATGCGCCCCGTCGGCCTGGCGGTCACCATCTCCGGGCTCGTGATCCTTGCCGTGGCCGCCGCTGTGGCCCTCTCCTGGCGTGGCGACCTGCCCGACCCGGTGGCGACACACTGGGGAGCCCAGGGCCGGCCCGACGGCTTCATGTCCCTCGGTGCGTTCCTCTGGGCCTGCTCCGGCCTGGGCGCTCTCCTGGTGCTCGGCTTCGGCGCGGTCACCACGCTGTGGGGGCAGTCGGCTGGCAGCCGCCGCATCGGCGCGGCCACCACCATCTGGGTGGCGCTCTTTCTCGCCCTCGTGCAGCTCGGCGCGCTGCACGTCCAGCGCGGGCTGACCGACGCGCGCGGTGCCGGCGAGATCGGTGGTGCGCTCACAGTGGCGATCGTCGGCTCCCTCGTGCCGGCCGTACTCGTCGGCGTGCTCCTGCCCGGTGACCCGCCGCAGCCGGCGGATGCCCCCGTCGCGCCCGAGGCACCCCGCGTCCCCCTGTCGGCGAGCGAGCGGGCGGTCTGGATCGGGCACACCGGCACCGGGCCGGGTATCGCCCTGGGTGCCGTAGCCATCGTCGTCCTGGTCACGCTCGCCGTCGTCAGCGGCGTGTGGGGCCTGCTGATCGTCGCGGCGCTGCTGGTCGGGGTCTTCGTGGCGATGTTCGCCTTCACCGTCCGGGTCGACGAGAGCGGACTGCTGGTCCGGTCGTCGGCAGGCTGGCCGCGTACCCACGTCCCCATCGACGAGGTGCTACGCGCCAGCTCCGTCCAGGTCCACCCGCTGCGCGAGTTCGGCGGCTGGGGCTGGCGGGTGGGCCGCGGCGGCCGGGTCGGCATCGTCCTGCGGACCGGCGAGGGTCTGCTTGTCGAGCGGACCGGCGGGCGCTCGATCGTCGTCACGGTGGCCGACGCCGGCACCGCTGCCGCGCTGCTCAACACCCTCGCCGATCGGCACCGCCAGGCCCTGTGA